The Candidatus Binatus sp. genomic sequence AAGGTGTTCGTAGTTGCTTGGGAGACGGTGGTTCGTTTAGTTCTCTGAGTGCCTTTTTGTGCTTCTCGATGTCGAGAATGAGACCGTGTTGCTGCTTCTCAAGTTCAAGGTCTTTAACAAGGTTCTCCTTGTCCAATCGACCGAGTTCAGCCTGCGTCCGCCTCAGCGCGAGGAGTTCGCGATGCGCGGCAGTGGCCTGTTCCAACAAAGCCAATGCCTCCTTGCGCGTTCGCCGGAGCGATCGCATTTGGACGCGCTTTCGTGCTTCCTGAAACCATCCGTCATAATCTTCCAGTTGTGCTGGGACGCCGCCGATACCGAGAACTTCGGCGACTTTTACTACTTGATTGTGCAGGCTACGCTCCTGATCGTCTGTACTGCCCATTGCTCGTCCTCGCCTGAATCTATTTAAACCATATCGGCGCGAACGCCGATATTGCTGTGGTCTAACGACCCATAAGTACATAGCCACAAAAAGGTCCAATAACGGTTGAAACCCTCCAAGCGCGCGCTTTATCGGTTTCTGGAAAAGCCAGTAGACGCACCAAACTAAGCCACCTGCGATCACGTATGCTAAAACGGTCCCGGTTGGGCTCACTCCGGCGAGTTGAGAAAGAAGAGCGCCCACACCAAAAAAAAGAAACCCAAGGAGTACCAGCGCGATACTGGAGAACGATATCGCTAGGATACCAGGGACCCATAGTGCGAAGAACAGCAAAATGAATCCCCGAATAATCCAAGCGAGAATCGGGTCATTCGTGATGTTCCAGACAGGAAGTACAAATGGCAAAAAGATGGTGAACGGCGAATTGTATTTGACTTGACTTATAAAGCACACTACCCAGAGGACAAAACAAATAGTCCAGTAGTAGGGATCGTGCTTAGTTTTGGTTTTTAGTGGGGGCTTCACGCCGCACCGTCCTGGAGCATTCGCGGAACGTGATAGCGTGAGTGGAACGAGAGGCAGTGGTCGCCGACCGATAGGGAAGCCCGAACGATGGGGAGGGGAATTTACGATAGGAGATTCGCGGATACTCCCTCTCGTTAGACGAGGGACGGTGCGGCAACCCGTAAACCCGTGAAAACACGTAGTTTTCGTGCCTCCGTCGCAAATTTTTTGCGTACCGTTCGCGGACAGTCGGCGGGTACTTTAGTCCAAGTGTGATTTCTTGTAAACTGATGGAAACCTCTGCCCATTCGGGCAGGGGTGCATGGCGTTATAAGCCGTCGTTGACGGAAGGGCGTCATGGACTTCGGTTCTCCCAATTATTGGGAGAGGCCGGAGCGTAGGGTGATAGACCCTGAGAGGTGGTACTCGATTGACGCAATAGCGTCGCATTGGAGCGTGAGCAGGGATACGGTGATCCGACGGATCGAGCAGGGCTTGATAAAGGCATTCGTGGTGCCGTCGAAGCCCTCGAATCGGAAACGGGCATACAAGAGCCGGAGGATACAGGGAATCGAGATTTTGAAGATTGAGCGCGAGCACGTGGCATAAGGTACGAGGCGGTTCGAAAGAGCCGCCTTTTTTGTGTGTTCCAGATACGGTCCAGTAGGCCGCGTTTTCCCCGTTTTGGGCGTATCGAGAGTGTAGGAAAATCAAATAGTTTCGGCGCTCCCGATGGGGTGAATGGTTCAATTCCCCCCGCCTCCACCATCCCCTCGCCAGCCACCAGTGGCGGTTAGCCCGGCGCGTAACCGAATTCGTCGAACAGTTCAGGCCAGCGAGCTTCTACCAGCTGGCGCCAATCTTCGCCTGAACCTGTCGTGGAGCGCGGATGTTGCGCCATATACGCGCTCACCTTGGGCAACAGAGAGGACGGATCGCCGAGCGCCAGTCGTTCGTACAAACGCTCAATTGTACCGCACGGGTCGGCAACCACTTCCTCGTAGCGGATGGTCACAGCCCTGTCCGCCGGCAAATTCCGCAGCGAGCTTTTTAGCCTTCGTTCCAACGCCAGCCGCGTTTCCAAAATCCGCTCGATCAACATCTCCTGCGCGAGCGGTGCGGCCAGTGCATAGCGCTCCCACATGCCCTGCCAGAGCTTCAGCGTAGAAGCAAAAACAGCGCATGGCTCGCGTACCAGCCGAATGAACATTGCGCCGGGAAAGAGAATGCTGAGCCTCGGAATTCGAAACGAGTTGGCCGGAGATTTGACCAGCAACCGCTTGTCCGCGCCGCACAGGTACGCTGTCGCTTTCAATATCCACGTAATCGCGTCGTTCCATTTTTGCTGCTGTGCCCGCCCGAAACGGTCGGGATCGC encodes the following:
- a CDS encoding sulfotransferase; the protein is MNSGAWSRPVFNLNLSAWRSIRSRHREPIDRALELRFHLTGSMLSALGMLQQRLYRRTFDQLDLRPPLFLVGHWRSGTTLLHELLALDESFAAPSTYACFNPHHFLLTRHRAPSTRQLARPTGDMTVSGSSPQEEEFALLCMGATSPYEAFVFPSALHQFEALCDPDRFGRAQQQKWNDAITWILKATAYLCGADKRLLVKSPANSFRIPRLSILFPGAMFIRLVREPCAVFASTLKLWQGMWERYALAAPLAQEMLIERILETRLALERRLKSSLRNLPADRAVTIRYEEVVADPCGTIERLYERLALGDPSSLLPKVSAYMAQHPRSTTGSGEDWRQLVEARWPELFDEFGYAPG